A genomic window from Mesorhizobium sp. CAU 1732 includes:
- a CDS encoding ABC transporter substrate-binding protein: MSTKIRALLAASVAGATLLAASAAVQAQEVKVGIIFGFTGPLETITPGMAGSAEMALKEVNDSGLLLDGQTLTPVRADSTCIDNAAATAAAERLVTTDNVAAIVGADCSGVTIGIVNNVAVPNGVVMISPSATSPALTDIDDKDYFFRTAPSDARQGEILTEVIRSNDINSVAVSYTNNDYGKGFSDSFVAAFEAAGGTVTIAAPHDDGKGDYSAEVGALASAGGDMLVVLGYVDQGGVGIIRAAVDTGAFERFGLGDGMYGQSLIDAIGDDLEGTVGVIPGAEGEGSEKFAAAATAAGLDPTSSYTGESYDAAALIALAIQKAGSTDRTAIRDAVLDVANEPGEKILPGELAKGLQILKDGGDIDYVGATNVELIGPGEASGTYREYIVEGGEYKTVGYR; this comes from the coding sequence ATGTCAACCAAGATCCGCGCGCTGCTCGCCGCGTCCGTTGCCGGAGCGACATTGCTCGCTGCCTCGGCTGCGGTGCAGGCTCAGGAAGTCAAGGTCGGAATCATCTTCGGCTTCACCGGCCCGCTCGAAACCATCACGCCCGGCATGGCCGGCAGCGCAGAGATGGCGCTGAAGGAAGTCAACGACAGCGGCTTGCTGCTCGACGGCCAGACGCTGACGCCGGTGCGCGCTGACTCGACCTGCATCGACAACGCCGCCGCGACCGCCGCAGCCGAGCGCCTCGTCACGACCGACAACGTCGCGGCCATCGTCGGCGCCGACTGCTCCGGCGTGACCATCGGTATCGTCAACAACGTCGCCGTGCCGAACGGCGTGGTGATGATTTCGCCGTCGGCCACCTCGCCGGCACTCACCGACATCGACGACAAGGATTACTTCTTCCGCACCGCGCCGTCCGACGCGCGCCAAGGCGAAATCCTCACAGAGGTGATCCGCTCCAACGATATCAATTCGGTCGCCGTCAGCTACACCAACAACGACTACGGCAAGGGCTTCTCGGATTCGTTCGTCGCGGCCTTCGAGGCAGCCGGCGGCACGGTGACGATCGCCGCTCCGCATGACGACGGCAAGGGCGACTATTCGGCGGAAGTCGGCGCGCTCGCTTCGGCGGGCGGCGACATGCTCGTCGTTCTCGGCTACGTAGATCAGGGCGGCGTCGGCATCATCCGCGCCGCGGTCGACACCGGCGCGTTCGAGCGCTTCGGCCTCGGCGACGGCATGTATGGCCAGAGCCTGATCGACGCGATCGGCGACGATCTCGAAGGCACGGTCGGCGTCATCCCGGGCGCGGAAGGCGAAGGCTCGGAGAAGTTCGCGGCAGCAGCCACGGCAGCCGGTCTCGACCCGACCAGCTCCTACACCGGTGAAAGCTACGACGCAGCGGCGCTGATCGCTCTCGCCATCCAGAAGGCCGGATCGACCGACCGCACCGCGATCCGCGACGCAGTCCTCGACGTCGCCAACGAGCCGGGCGAGAAGATCCTGCCGGGTGAACTGGCGAAAGGCCTTCAGATCCTCAAGGACGGCGGGGACATCGACTATGTCGGCGCTACCAATGTCGAGCTGATCGGACCCGGCGAAGCCTCCGGCACCTATCGCGAGTACATCGTCGAAGGCGGCGAGTACAAGACGGTCGGCTACCGCTAA